In Mercenaria mercenaria strain notata chromosome 14, MADL_Memer_1, whole genome shotgun sequence, the following are encoded in one genomic region:
- the LOC128548127 gene encoding uncharacterized protein LOC128548127, translated as MDSSTASNDETKKAASNDETKKAARCSYCSTKERVTNVYILKKGNHICFGGQYHLKNIGDRQKAAYNHHAIVYEVKPLNSFEAVIELIHFSSTPFDAELEIQQTWEMIDLKFKEVYIVRYRHSTNSVDKIIQNAVKMIGNHGKYSILWFNCEHFCNWCCVSTEECLQINSIIDKLQSFLAGAGNSSGSIFKVLLKFFLLSVDDISIPKACTWKLNCITHAPWCVSLISAVVFLIWAIVRQRKLKTMVARGQICSSCYQKNRNTLWMKFFLFCALQSSGLAIITVLLGCASKGIVAAAAVVGSLVSLIVVIAIPKLCNLFLSPFKGCLRKVTDIDDISVGDVISFNYWKMSHDGIVSSIVYQETKNGSGIESKQKGKVTLIHYSRRRVIVEEMINVDFSQDSIFLHDYSGYRVHEPEIVVQRARKRLNERRYRFISNRSCHFCHWAKVNEDMAAEVIGSDEDSQCLFYESELDLEQSLLSKSTSTTLQPNNTTEEEQPMKVRPLHVNHSKDKKPSSKVIARSPVWIRDDLKEGEIFECRSLILNQKYVATYVRFDNDETSKIYVKFVHVGKNKIIREEEKVFDLHTCDVWVYKYHPLYCYKKADIVRRARSRIGEYWNKTTFYKSSNLATDIVVKHNDSVKDMDDIRPGDVISYKYWKIMHDAIVITVEICDSKLNDTGNLTIVHYGLTHPFATRTVIEETISVDLKTDIIILKAFEECVTYPSDTVIKRARSRIGEQRFSINKNRSTDLVKWAKLVQVPSLVYISKTGNEDLATSEVERYALLPKVGDICENFQRIVVYAWSDLYVGALVEYPYYTIMHQGIISYVNEKEKTIKWIHYGTSHIFATRTIIEEELKLDLRFDNIYIYRGHPGYCNKPSITLQKARKRLGEQNWGRGNRSWDFCKACVIKYPKFQRTGVHSWSDLYAGACVEFPYYKILHQGIISSVNEEEQKIDVIHYGTDHILATRTIIEEKIQVRFGKVWIYQGQPEYCNEPNIILQKARDRLGEQKWGKENRSSDFCKACVMKYPKLRHKVTLQ; from the coding sequence TTTCGAAGCTGTAATAGAACTTATTCATTTTAGCTCAACCCCATTTGATGCTGAACTGGAAATTCAACAGACATGGGAAATGATTGATCTCAAGTTTAAAGAGGTCTACATTGTCCGATACCGACATTCAACTAACTCTGTggacaaaataatacaaaacgcTGTGAAAATGATTGGAAACCACGGCAAATACTCGATACTTTGGTTCAACTGTGAACATTTCTGCAACTGGTGTTGTGTCAGTACTGAAGAATGCTTACAAATAAATAGTATTATTGACAAATTGCAGTCATTTCTTGCCGGCGCTGGGAATTCAAGTGGTAGTATTTTTAAAGTTCTCTTGAAATTCTTTCTTCTTTCCGTCGATGACATAAGTATACCTAAGGCATGCACTTGGAAGCTAAATTGTATCACACACGCACCTTGGTGTGTTTCACTGATTTCTGCTGTTGTCTTTTTGATTTGGGCAATTGTTCGCCAACGTAAACTCAAAACAATGGTAGCTCGTGGACAAATTTGCTCATCCTGCTATCAAAAGAACAGAAATACACTTTGgatgaagttttttttattttgtgcttTACAATCTAGCGGACTGGCTATAATCACTGTGCTACTAGGTTGCGCTAGTAAAGGTATCGTGGCAGCTGCAGCAGTAGTAGGTAGTTTAGTGTCATTAATTGTAGTTATTGCTATCCCAAAGCTATGCAACCTGTTCTTGTCACCATTTAAGGGTTGTTTAAGAAAGGTAACAGATATTGATGACATTTCGGTTGGTGATGTTATTTCTTTCAATTACtggaaaatgtcacatgatggtATCGTAAGCTCCATTGTATACCAGGAAACTAAAAATGGGTCAGGAATTGAATCAAAGCAAAAAGGAAAAGTTACACTTATTCACTACTCACGACGAAGGGTTATTGTCGAAGAAATGATTAACGTTGATTTTTCACAAGATTCGATTTTTCTCCATGATTACTCTGGCTACAGAGTACATGAACCGGAAATCGTAGTACAAAGAGCCAGAAAGCGACTCAATGAAAGAAGATATAGATTTATATCAAACAGATCATGTCATTTTTGTCACTGGGCAAAAGTGAACGAGGACATGGCAGCAGAAGTGATTGGCAGTGACGAAGATTCACAATGTCTTTTCTATGAATCTGAATTAGACCTTGAACAGTCATTATTATCTAAGTCAACAAGTACGACACTGCAACCCAACAACACAACAGAAGAGGAACAACCTATGAAGGTGCGACCACTTCATGTAAACCACTCGAAAGACAAGAAACCATCTTCAAAAGTGATTGCAAGGTCTCCAGTCTGGATACGAGACGATCTGAAAGAAGGAGAAATTTTCGAATGCAGAAGTTTGATCTTGAACCAAAAATACGTAGCCACATATGTACGGTTTGACAATGATGAGACATCGAAAATATATGTCAAATTTGTCCACGTAGGGAAAAACAAAATTATCCGTGAAGAggaaaaagtgtttgacctacaTACTTGCGATGTATGGGTATACAAATATCATCCTCTTTACTGCTACAAGAAGGCCGACATTGTCCGGCGGGCAAGAAGCAGAATTGGGGAATATTGGAATAAAACAACGTTTTACAAGTCATCAAATTTGGCAACCGACATTGTGGTAAAGCATAACGATTCAGTCAAGGATATGGATGACATACGACCAGGAGACGTCATATCGTATAAATACTGGAAAATTATGCACGATGCTATAGTCATTACAGTGGAAATTTGTGATTCAAAACTAAACGACACCGGGAATCTTACAATTGTTCATTATGGACTGACGCATCCGTTTGCCACACGCACTGTCATTGAAGAAACTATTTCTGTTGACTTGAAAACGGATATAATTATCCTGAAGGCATTTGAAGAATGCGTAACATATCCCTCAGATACGGTCATAAAGCGAGCAAGATCCAGAATAGGGGAGCAAAggttttcaatcaataaaaacaGATCCACGGATTTGGTGAAATGGGCAAAACTTGTTCAAGTTCCGTCACTTGTCTATATTTCGAAGACTGGAAACGAAGATCTGGCCACTTCAGAAGTTGAGAGATATGCACTGTTGCCAAAGGTTGGcgatatttgtgaaaatttccaGCGTATCGTTGTGTACGCTTGGTCCGATCTATATGTCGGTGCCTTGGTTGAGTACCCATACTACACGATCATGCATCAGGGCATAATTTCCTACGTGAATGAGAAAGAAAAGACCATTAAGTGGATTCACTATGGAACATCCCATATATTTGCTACAAGAACGATTATAGAGGAAGAACTCAAGTTGGACTTGCGTTTTGACAACATTTACATTTATCGAGGACACCCAGGCTATTGTAACAAACCCAGTATAACCTTACAAAAAGCACGCAAACGGCTAGGGGAACAAAATTGGGGAAGAGGAAATAGGTCATGGGACTTTTGTAAGGCATGCGTGATAAAATATCCAAAATTTCAGCGTACCGGTGTACATTCTTGGTCAGATCTATACGCCGGTGCCTGTGTTGAGTTTCCATACTATAAAATCTTACATCAAGGTATAATATCCAGCGTAAATGAGGAAGAGCAGAAGATTGATGTGATACACTATGGAACAGACCACATATTAGCTACAAGAACAATTATAGAGGAAAAGATTCAGGTGCGTTTCGGCAAAGTCTGGATTTATCAAGGACAACCAGAATACTGCAACGAGCCcaatattattctacaaaaagCACGTGATCGTCTAGGTGAACAAAAATGGGGAAAAGAAAATAGGTCATCAGACTTTTGTAAGGCATGTGTAATGAAATATCCAAAACTCCGCCATAAAGTCACATTGCAATGA